From a single Labrus bergylta chromosome 14, fLabBer1.1, whole genome shotgun sequence genomic region:
- the nufip2 gene encoding FMR1-interacting protein NUFIP2 isoform X2 yields MEEQPKDRAQDRQYHHHHGEDRSSTQQTTCLKHDQSHFQRQHQETQTKKTGNKKVNISEEEGDKNPHLSDTVGMSHPPNSNGNRHTSITNVKQRSSQKLYTTVPKVSSKGLDHKKNMDLKNDKDKALEFNHHECHPLDKKGSVLLQNGVVNCGLITNGYSSKDNDGSGSEGGYTTPKKRKARCNNTKNSDNVIREKDKEMQPGNTTQDHGAFNLETVEKGVTSRLDGFKAANKVEAQSSARRTAASEASMGESQRKNSDGKSVGTFGKKTEDRHKAKLSSPSKEDSWTLFKPPPVFPVDNSSAKIVPKISYASKVKENLNKVAQGGGEALPPPVRLSQVPMSAMKTITSASFTNGPVSGNGNGCPSVGTFFAPAASSIPPAPSIPSGENVASSLESNCSSTISPVDGDALELRKCALLIYPLNMQPVLPSARHLDPPAAQTNQKALGDIFQNQWGLSFINEPNLGAEGGSGQVPTEDKTAVVTLQSECQAGTAKAAQPCFDVSPSFLEPGTLAQDPEKRTCAPCNVSNVCSPACVMSEEENKLPPCGQERAKVEGKGAGSSGLAPSKDNGAKPALGQLTTLFFGSSKEPTHSKDIGRRCSLGSFDVKAAVTYHTKEMECIFNLQKQDPKRVVVYDEAKDGPDQ; encoded by the exons GCAATAAGAAAGTAAACAtcagtgaggaggagggggacaagAATCCACATCTGTCTGATACTGTTGGTATGTCGCATCCCCCCAACAGCAATGGTAACAGACACACAAGTATTACAAATGTGAAGCAGAGGTCATCACAAAAGCTGTACACTACTGTTCCAAAAGTGAGCAGCAAAGGACTGGACCATAAAAAGAATATGGACCTAAAAAATGACAAGGACAAGGCCCTGGAATTTAATCATCATGAGTGCCATCCATTGGATAAGAAAGGCTCTGTGTTGCTTCAGAATGGTGTTGTAAACTGTGGCTTAATAACAAATGGTTATTCTAGCAAGGACAATGATGGCAGCGGCTCTGAAGGTGGATACACTACTCCGAAGAAACGCAAGGCCAGATGCAACAACACCAAGAACTCTGATAATGTAATAAgagaaaaggacaaagaaatGCAGCCGGGCAACACTACGCAGGATCACGGGGCTTTTAATCTTGAGACAGTCGAGAAGGGAGTTACTTCCAGACTTGATGGTTTCAAAGCCGCTAATAAAGTAGAAGCGCAGTCCTCAGCTCGGCGGACTGCTGCCTCGGAGGCTTCAATGGGTGAATCTCAGAGGAAAAATTCTGATGGCAAATCTGTTGGCACCTTTGGTAAAAAGACTGAAGACAGGCACAAAGCCAAGCTTTCCTCACCTTCAAAAGAGGACTCATGGACTTTGTTCAAGCCCCCTCCAGTATTTCCTGTGGACAATAGCAGTGCTAAAATTGTTCCCAAGATCAGTTATGCaagtaaagtaaaagaaaacCTCAACAAAGTAGCTCAAGGTGGAGGAGAGGCACTGCCTCCTCCTGTTAGACTGTCACAGGTCCCTATGTCTGCTATGAAAACTATCACCTCAGCTAGCTTTACTAATGGCCCTGTTTCTGGAAATGGAAACGGCTGCCCATCAGTGGGTACCTTCTTCGCTCCTGCTGCTAGTAGTATTCCACCAGCCCCATCTATCCCAAGTGGCGAGAATGTAGCATCTTCTTTGGAAAGTAACTGTAGCTCTACAATTAGTCCTGTAGATGGAGACGCATTGGAGCTCAGAAAGTGTGCTCTTTTAATTTACCCTTTAAATATGCAACCTGTGCTCCCTAGTGCTCGTCACCTTGACCCGCCGGCTGCTCAGACAAATCAGAAAGCCTTGGGAGATATCTTCCAGAATCAGTGGGGGCTTTCCTTCATCAATGAGCCCAACTTGGGGGCAGAGGGAGGAAGTGGCCAGGTGCCCACAGAGGACAAAACTGCTGTGGTCACACTTCAAAGCGAGTGTCAGGCTGGTACAGCTAAAGCTGCCCAGCCTTGCTTTGATGTTAGCCCATCATTCTTGGAGCCTGGCACTTTGGCTCAGGACCCAGAGAAAAGGACTTGTGCCCCTTGCAATGTGTCTAATGTTTGTTCTCCTGCTTGTGTGATGAGTGAGGAGGAAAACAAGCTGCCGCCATGTGGCCAGGAAAGGGCAAAAGTTGAGGGTAAGGGTGCAGGTTCTTCTGGGTTGGCCCCCAGTAAAGACAACGGTGCTAAGCCTGCACTGGGCCAGCTAACCACTCTGTTTTTTGGCTCATCTAAAGAGCCAACCCACTCTAAAGACATTGGCAGAAGGTGTAGCTTGGGGTCCTTTGACGTTAAAGCTGCTGTCACTTATCACACTAAAG AAATGGAATGCATTTTTAACTTGCAAAAACAAG ATCCAAAAAGAGTAGTGGTTTATGATGAGGCCAAGGATGGACCTGATCAGTGA
- the nufip2 gene encoding FMR1-interacting protein NUFIP2 isoform X1, with protein sequence MEEQPKDRAQDRQYHHHHGEDRSSTQQTTCLKHDQSHFQRQHQETQTKKTGRGHDGKSNKKVNISEEEGDKNPHLSDTVGMSHPPNSNGNRHTSITNVKQRSSQKLYTTVPKVSSKGLDHKKNMDLKNDKDKALEFNHHECHPLDKKGSVLLQNGVVNCGLITNGYSSKDNDGSGSEGGYTTPKKRKARCNNTKNSDNVIREKDKEMQPGNTTQDHGAFNLETVEKGVTSRLDGFKAANKVEAQSSARRTAASEASMGESQRKNSDGKSVGTFGKKTEDRHKAKLSSPSKEDSWTLFKPPPVFPVDNSSAKIVPKISYASKVKENLNKVAQGGGEALPPPVRLSQVPMSAMKTITSASFTNGPVSGNGNGCPSVGTFFAPAASSIPPAPSIPSGENVASSLESNCSSTISPVDGDALELRKCALLIYPLNMQPVLPSARHLDPPAAQTNQKALGDIFQNQWGLSFINEPNLGAEGGSGQVPTEDKTAVVTLQSECQAGTAKAAQPCFDVSPSFLEPGTLAQDPEKRTCAPCNVSNVCSPACVMSEEENKLPPCGQERAKVEGKGAGSSGLAPSKDNGAKPALGQLTTLFFGSSKEPTHSKDIGRRCSLGSFDVKAAVTYHTKEMECIFNLQKQDPKRVVVYDEAKDGPDQ encoded by the exons GCAATAAGAAAGTAAACAtcagtgaggaggagggggacaagAATCCACATCTGTCTGATACTGTTGGTATGTCGCATCCCCCCAACAGCAATGGTAACAGACACACAAGTATTACAAATGTGAAGCAGAGGTCATCACAAAAGCTGTACACTACTGTTCCAAAAGTGAGCAGCAAAGGACTGGACCATAAAAAGAATATGGACCTAAAAAATGACAAGGACAAGGCCCTGGAATTTAATCATCATGAGTGCCATCCATTGGATAAGAAAGGCTCTGTGTTGCTTCAGAATGGTGTTGTAAACTGTGGCTTAATAACAAATGGTTATTCTAGCAAGGACAATGATGGCAGCGGCTCTGAAGGTGGATACACTACTCCGAAGAAACGCAAGGCCAGATGCAACAACACCAAGAACTCTGATAATGTAATAAgagaaaaggacaaagaaatGCAGCCGGGCAACACTACGCAGGATCACGGGGCTTTTAATCTTGAGACAGTCGAGAAGGGAGTTACTTCCAGACTTGATGGTTTCAAAGCCGCTAATAAAGTAGAAGCGCAGTCCTCAGCTCGGCGGACTGCTGCCTCGGAGGCTTCAATGGGTGAATCTCAGAGGAAAAATTCTGATGGCAAATCTGTTGGCACCTTTGGTAAAAAGACTGAAGACAGGCACAAAGCCAAGCTTTCCTCACCTTCAAAAGAGGACTCATGGACTTTGTTCAAGCCCCCTCCAGTATTTCCTGTGGACAATAGCAGTGCTAAAATTGTTCCCAAGATCAGTTATGCaagtaaagtaaaagaaaacCTCAACAAAGTAGCTCAAGGTGGAGGAGAGGCACTGCCTCCTCCTGTTAGACTGTCACAGGTCCCTATGTCTGCTATGAAAACTATCACCTCAGCTAGCTTTACTAATGGCCCTGTTTCTGGAAATGGAAACGGCTGCCCATCAGTGGGTACCTTCTTCGCTCCTGCTGCTAGTAGTATTCCACCAGCCCCATCTATCCCAAGTGGCGAGAATGTAGCATCTTCTTTGGAAAGTAACTGTAGCTCTACAATTAGTCCTGTAGATGGAGACGCATTGGAGCTCAGAAAGTGTGCTCTTTTAATTTACCCTTTAAATATGCAACCTGTGCTCCCTAGTGCTCGTCACCTTGACCCGCCGGCTGCTCAGACAAATCAGAAAGCCTTGGGAGATATCTTCCAGAATCAGTGGGGGCTTTCCTTCATCAATGAGCCCAACTTGGGGGCAGAGGGAGGAAGTGGCCAGGTGCCCACAGAGGACAAAACTGCTGTGGTCACACTTCAAAGCGAGTGTCAGGCTGGTACAGCTAAAGCTGCCCAGCCTTGCTTTGATGTTAGCCCATCATTCTTGGAGCCTGGCACTTTGGCTCAGGACCCAGAGAAAAGGACTTGTGCCCCTTGCAATGTGTCTAATGTTTGTTCTCCTGCTTGTGTGATGAGTGAGGAGGAAAACAAGCTGCCGCCATGTGGCCAGGAAAGGGCAAAAGTTGAGGGTAAGGGTGCAGGTTCTTCTGGGTTGGCCCCCAGTAAAGACAACGGTGCTAAGCCTGCACTGGGCCAGCTAACCACTCTGTTTTTTGGCTCATCTAAAGAGCCAACCCACTCTAAAGACATTGGCAGAAGGTGTAGCTTGGGGTCCTTTGACGTTAAAGCTGCTGTCACTTATCACACTAAAG AAATGGAATGCATTTTTAACTTGCAAAAACAAG ATCCAAAAAGAGTAGTGGTTTATGATGAGGCCAAGGATGGACCTGATCAGTGA